DNA sequence from the Malus domestica chromosome 06, GDT2T_hap1 genome:
GAAGTGTGTAAAATACATTTTTGGCCAGTCATTAACCttgatttcaatttggtcaCAACGTTTTTATGTTCTCAATTTGTAGCTAATGACTAAGGATGTTAAGTAATGAATGGTTTGTTCTTTCAGTTTATGATCGGTTGAGGCCGGTTTATACAATGAAAAGTGGACACTCTTATGGTGATTTTCGATATAAGTTGAAGGAAAAGCTTCTTTTTTGTCCCGCTATTTCATCAAGTTTTGAAAATATATCGTTTTTGTCCCACTATTTCGTCAAATTTTCCCTTGTCAACCCTTTAGCCCTATCCTGCATTTTAGTAATTGCAGTACATGTAAAGCTAATTCCTTCatgtaattatattaattttgtaTGATGAACAGTTTCATTTCCGTTTTGAATCGATGGAGTGTATCTACATTTAAGTTTTACCATTTTCGTGGTTTAATGACCTGTCACCTCTTTGTGCATGTCCGAGGACCTTGTTTTGAAATCGATTGCGCACAATTCCTCGTATGTAGTTAGTACTCGGTCATTAGTTTTTAGTTGGTAACTTGGAATCTGAAGCATTCATTGAAGTTACAATTTTTTCTCTGTGTTTTTTTATGTATCATTTCTCGATGTAGAATTATTATGTGATCTCACAGACTTGTGTCAACTTCTTATTAGGGGTTTGAACTCTAGTTGAAATTAATCTTTATTTGACGAAAGCCTTCTGTTTCAGATGGGTAATCTTTGTGTTTGTATTATTGTGACTACCAGGATCGAGCCAATGAAATATACAAGAAGGTAGAAGATCAAAAACCTCTCCGAGGGCGAAATCAAGATGCAATTGTGGCTGCTTGCCTCTACATTGCCTGTAGACAAGAAAATAAGCCTCGTACTGTGAAAGGTAGAAGAGAAGAGCGTGTTTGTGTTTGTAACGATTTGAATTCGTTTGCTTATCTTTTTGTGCGCGGGATTTACTAAACTTGTTTGTTCCATCCAGAAATATGCACTGCAGTCAGTGGAGCTACCAAGAAGGAAATTGGACGGGCAAAAGAGTTCATCTGGAAACACCTGGAGGCCGAGCTTGGTCTGGAAATGGGAACTATCCATGCTGGAGattatttggtgagtttttcatattttccgTCTCTTTGggtttcaatattttatttccttGTTGGAGATGTGTTTTGCTTGAGAACATAATTATCGCATTCTCTCTGTAGCGACGCTTCTGTTCCAATCTTGGAATGAAGAATCGAGATGTCAAGGCTGCCCAAGAAATGGTGCAGAACACTGAAGAACTCGTTATAAGGTTGGTAGTACCATGTTTACTAGAAAATAAACACTAACACTGTGTTGGACTATTTTCTCATCCCTACTTGAGACGATAGAGAAACTCCTCCACCAGTTCACAACAATCTTGTTGCATAATTCATGACCTTCTTAGCTTGAACTCTATGTCATAACTCCGACAAGAGGAGAGTCCTTAGATGTTTCGCAGTAACGGATATTCTTAGACCAAGTCGAAGAATTTCCTTCTCCGGATGCAATTTTGGATACTGAAGTATTGTGAATACTTCAATCCACCGGAAAATgtacaaaaccaaaatccctGGATTTCAATCTTTCAACCCAATCAGAGCATTAGCCGCATTAAATGGTTTTTCTTCAACTTCATAGAATTAATGTCCTCACTTCTGCAGGAGGAGCCCTATATCGGTGGCAGCTGCCGTTATTTATACCATCAATCAACTAGCGGATGAGAAAAAGTCACTTAAAGGTTAGGAATCTATGTGACCTATTGATTATTCTGTTGGGAAAGCCTGtattagttttgttttgttgcagATATCTCTGTTGCTACTCGAGTTGCTGAAGGGACGATCAAGAATTCCTACAGAGACCTGCATCCTCATCTGGCAAGAATAATACCGAACTGGTTTGCCAACGAGGAATGTGTCAAGAATCTGCAGCCCTAGAAATTGAAGGTGGTGATCATAGTTAAACTAAGTAGGAACAATTAGAAATCAATAATGTGCAGCATCAGGAAATGTAGTATTTATAATCCATCGTTTTATGAAGCGTTTGGGAATtcattttttctgatttttatttttcgtatcttttATTTCGTTGTAAGtagaatgaattagggttttcctTCATGAGTTCTAGTAGCTAGCTGCCCAAATTAGGGTCCAAATTATTTGATTGCTTATTTCATGACTGGAAGATTTGCAATTCTCTCTTTGCTTCCTTTGCCTCTTTCAGACTTCAAGGCATATGGTGTTTCAAATCAGTGTCTTTATTTTACTGAGTTTTCTCCATGGCTGTagtaattttttgtaattttaaaacCGAGATGCATTGCTATAGCATGACGGTTACAAGGTAATGTGTTATCCATAGCAATTAATGTGAccgtcacactgaaaaatttctcatatTTAACCAGATTTGGTGATTTTGTTCCCTTGTGAGCTATTATACGTTACAAATACATGCAATGTTTCCACGAGCGACTGATTTGTGACTGAGACCCTTTGTCGTCTGCTTTTTCCTCGACAAATCGCCACCACCATGTGAGGTCCTAACAAATGCATCTAGATATTTTTTGGGCAGTCGTGAAATGAGATAGTGAGATTTATAGAAACGGATCatatgttattattatttaaatttaatctATTAACGATTGTAGGCAGTTAAAGTGACAGAGTATTGTAACTGCCCTGAGGATCCTCCAATTAcatccgttcattgtacatcgtgtggtaaaaaatcattataatttttttttacttaaaattaaatataaatagtgcctgacaaaaactgaccgcacgatatacgatgaacacaTGTAATTAGAGAATCTCCGGAGGACCCTCACTCTTGTAACTGCATCCGAATTGtcgagaaaaaataaaaatcgaagagaagaAAAGGCTAGCATCAAAGACAGACACGAGATTTGGAGCTCAATATTCGAGCAAACATGTTGAGTTTGCCTAACAATTGCAGGGTCCAAAGTGCTGGGAAAAAATATTGCCTAGTTTTTTTGGTCGGAGATGGGGGAGGCCAACTAGACATTGATATGTATGCTTAGACCTCTGTACTTTAGGATGGTCGTCAACGCTCGCGTGAATGACTGTCAACTTttacgaaaattgattttgcttgatAACATCTAACATTGTCAACCCAAATGCATGGAGCCATGTTTCCGAATGTGCACAGGGTTATGTCCCTCTTCATGTACTGCACTGCACGGCCACGAAACATGTAAAGCAAATCCATGGCCACATAAATCCACAAGGGGCTCGATCAAATATTTGGTTGTCTTGTAAAGCAAGTAATTGGTGAGCGTTACATTGGCCTTCTCTCCAAGTCCAAAGGCAagattagagaaaataaaagagaGGAGATAATTTTGGAATCCCACAAAAAATTAATCTGTAATTtagattattttataatatcaCTTGTAAATCTAAGCTATATCACACTAGTTCACAAAGAATTCACAAGCAAGCGCTGAATTTATATATTGCTTCTAGCGGCATAGGCTTGTTTcgaaatacttttaaaatgactgaaagtgtttttataaaaaatatttgtgggttccaaaagcacttgaagtgttaTGTACTTCTTAtgggaagcactttaagtgctttcccATTATTTAGTTGCATTTATTAaggattggtttcaaaaatatttttaccaaaaacactCCCAAAGGAGCTCATATGTGCTTCATTCAGCAACGGCACAGACGGAATCAAGGGCAATACATCAACAACTTCTTCTTCAGTGTCTTCCTGTATGTTAGGAAGATAATCTTCATCATTGCTATCTTCCCCTTCGTCCGCCTCAAGATTCATGTCAGATGCCGATGAAGAGGAAATCTAATCTTCTATTAAATTGGCGATCTTTTTTATTAATGTGGTTTATACGTCAGCTTATATAAAGATCACACGCTAACCATGTAATCATTTTAATCTATAAAGGGTCAAATAACCAATCTGATCAAATGCATAAATTGGTACAATTTTAATACCTTATGGTGTAAAATAAGAAAACTAAAACTTCACGGCTTGTTTGAAAATCACCCCAAGCTTCAAGAGTTTGAAATGTAGTTTGCCTCAAATTGTTACCGAGAAAAAAGAACGGATTTTATCACAATGGTCCTTTATGTTTTATAAACTCATCGGTTTAATTTGTTATATTTCAAACTCATCAATTTCGTCATTTAAGTATTGACTCACTCATCACTTTTGTTCCCACGGTTAGATTCTGAAACAAACGATGGCAAACATTGTCGTTTATTTACAAAACTTGTACTAGTGTAGGTAATTTACCTAACGTCGTCCGAGTAAAAGAAGCCATCAATTGTGAGTAGAATACGAGTGCAGTATAAGAAGAGGAGGGTAAGATTTCCAAATGAGTAGAGTACGGAAGGccagaatgactcaaaatgcACCAAGAGGTTGCTCATTTTAAAACATCtccaaagaagatgtcaaattgtgaatataaaatttaaattttgacagCTTACATGGCACTTTAAcatcttttaaagttttgttcttcaaccgatatgtcaaattaaattattattttataaaataaattattaaactaaTAGCAACCTCTTgattggaaagaagaaaaaagtaggATAATTGCATCTGTCAACTAAACATAAttataataaatgattaaactaattaaaaattaataaaaaaaatttaataattaataaaaaaaattatttgaagttGTAGTCAAATGTGACAGCAACCTCTTTTGCTGCCAATTCATGTCATGCCACATGGGATTTGACACTTCTGTTGGAGAATATTAGTGTGgtctttttttactgttatagcTGATGTGTACATTATGGCATCTCACACGTGGTGAATTTTTAAGTCTAACAAGTGGACAGTACATCTTAGGTGACGTGAAGCACGTGTGGCCGTTAGGATCACACGTAGGACAACCTGTTTTGTTATCATGAAAAAGTTAAAATGTCACCATAAAACTAAGTGAtaatatgaggagtagcccaAGTACTTACAAACACATGTAAAGTTTCACCTCTTATCAATATAAGATTCATTCCCAGTACACATATTTGACGAACGCTCAATCTTGAAGATGcaatgcaagtattatccatTTAACAACAGTTAAAGACACCCATTGATTGATGGCATACAATGTACAACATGTAAAACAAATTAACTGTCCTGACCAACTTGTCTAACTATATGATAATCttatttttctcattttatttcatatacaattcatcaaagtcacTCTGATATTCCTTTCGGCCATTAAAACCACTCAACCAAACAGTCAAACACGGGCTCGCTGGAAGAGTCAACACTTTCACTTGGTGGAGACTCAGACAGCACAAAAAGGGGCCCGTTACTTTTGCTACCGTTGGTATCAAAtatttgagagatttttttagtacgattaaaatacataatatatcatgtgttattatacaaatagtTAAATATacatgttaaaaaattaataacttaaaaaatgaaaaatttcatcatttatataaaaacacgtaaaATACCATTCATGTTTCGgttataatgaaaattttccaaatATCCCACTCTAATTTTCTGAACGTAAAGGACACACACAATTTCCTTCACACAACAATGGCCCCACACCTTTGGCGTCTTTTATATCtcagtattttatttatttatttagaatAATAATCAAATTTTGCTAATCTGTATGGAATGTTTATATGAAAAGTGGAGGAGAGATTTTTTTCAAGTTTCCGTACACTTAATAATAACGTATGACATATGTGCTAGTACATTAAAAATTCTCTCATGACTGAGATCCACTTTTTTCGTGTGGGCGTCTTACTGCACAACACATGTTTATAGCTTTTGGATTAGTCAGCTCCCATGCGATTTCTGCACTTTAAAAATTTTGGTAG
Encoded proteins:
- the LOC103437783 gene encoding transcription initiation factor IIB-like, with amino-acid sequence MSDTFCRDCNSLTEVVFDHRAGDAICSECGLVLEAHSVDETAEWRSFADDSNDNDPNRVGGPVNPLLSEAGLSTVIARPKNGGGGGSSEALPSSVGKWQGRASKPNRHLLDIFGAIAVMADRLGLVTTIKDRANEIYKKVEDQKPLRGRNQDAIVAACLYIACRQENKPRTVKEICTAVSGATKKEIGRAKEFIWKHLEAELGLEMGTIHAGDYLRRFCSNLGMKNRDVKAAQEMVQNTEELVIRRSPISVAAAVIYTINQLADEKKSLKDISVATRVAEGTIKNSYRDLHPHLARIIPNWFANEECVKNLQP